A part of Halobacillus shinanisalinarum genomic DNA contains:
- a CDS encoding TRAP transporter small permease: MFIKLLERIQLTIGVLFLLVFFVTIIIQVTTRYMGISAIWTGEVATYSFIWSVFMGASVMLNRREHFKFDLLLNKLKGKSKKSLYLINDLILLVFTFALFYFGIVVVESFWNFTWTSLPQMKMGYVWISIPIMGGTMVIYTLNHLIQNIKNFSGEEAVK, translated from the coding sequence ATGTTTATTAAGCTGCTTGAAAGAATTCAATTAACGATAGGTGTATTGTTTCTTTTAGTCTTTTTCGTAACAATTATCATACAGGTCACTACACGCTACATGGGCATTTCTGCTATTTGGACAGGGGAAGTAGCAACTTATTCCTTTATTTGGTCCGTGTTTATGGGAGCATCGGTCATGCTTAATAGAAGAGAACATTTCAAATTTGACCTCTTATTGAACAAATTAAAAGGAAAAAGTAAAAAAAGTCTTTATCTCATAAATGATCTTATTCTATTAGTGTTCACCTTTGCATTGTTTTACTTTGGCATCGTGGTTGTTGAAAGCTTCTGGAACTTTACTTGGACTTCCCTACCACAAATGAAAATGGGCTATGTGTGGATCTCCATTCCGATAATGGGGGGAACAATGGTTATTTATACACTTAACCACTTGATCCAAAACATTAAAAACTTTTCCGGAGAGGAGGCTGTCAAATGA
- a CDS encoding TRAP transporter substrate-binding protein: MRKSLSILLLIMILSLLSLAGCGDRVTGGSGEDGKIKIIAAHNQTSPENPYQYGMKEFKRVAEEKSNGNIEVEVHAGTLGTSESELVQKLKLGGADVVLVSPGFMSKTGIKEIDLFAMPYVFESYDHWEKVVDGKVGDKVAKMINKKSDNDFKLLGYWSAGVRHYYGKKPLHSIEDIEGMKLRTQTSGAIADYWEATGAVPTAVAWGELYQALQQGVVDASENSYPYFVQQNHHKTENGKYITETAHDYTTRFLLINGNKFDSYTEEQQDVIMEAAQAAVEKERKVVKKQEEEYKQKAIEDGAEVNQIDRQPFIELAKPIQNQRAKEINTMDLLKQIRELK; encoded by the coding sequence ATGAGAAAATCATTATCTATTTTGCTTCTCATTATGATTTTGTCACTCCTTTCACTAGCCGGTTGTGGAGATCGTGTAACAGGAGGATCTGGGGAGGATGGCAAGATAAAAATTATCGCCGCACATAATCAAACCTCTCCAGAGAACCCCTATCAATACGGTATGAAAGAGTTTAAAAGAGTAGCGGAAGAAAAGTCAAACGGAAATATAGAAGTAGAAGTTCATGCTGGAACGCTAGGTACAAGTGAATCCGAACTAGTACAGAAACTTAAACTGGGCGGTGCAGATGTTGTCCTCGTCTCCCCTGGATTTATGTCTAAAACAGGGATAAAGGAAATTGACCTATTCGCCATGCCATATGTATTTGAGAGTTATGATCATTGGGAGAAAGTGGTGGATGGTAAGGTCGGTGATAAAGTTGCGAAAATGATTAACAAAAAATCGGATAATGATTTTAAATTATTAGGCTACTGGAGTGCAGGCGTTCGTCATTACTATGGTAAAAAACCGCTGCATTCGATTGAAGACATTGAAGGAATGAAGTTACGTACCCAAACATCTGGTGCGATTGCAGATTATTGGGAAGCAACAGGTGCTGTACCAACTGCTGTAGCTTGGGGAGAGTTATATCAAGCTTTGCAGCAAGGGGTAGTGGATGCCTCCGAGAATTCTTATCCTTATTTTGTTCAACAAAACCATCATAAAACAGAAAATGGGAAATATATCACGGAAACTGCTCATGACTACACGACACGTTTCTTGCTTATCAATGGAAATAAATTTGATTCTTACACGGAAGAACAACAGGATGTCATTATGGAAGCTGCTCAAGCCGCGGTAGAAAAAGAACGGAAAGTCGTTAAGAAACAAGAAGAAGAGTATAAGCAGAAAGCGATCGAAGACGGGGCGGAAGTAAATCAAATTGATCGCCAGCCGTTCATTGAGCTTGCAAAGCCGATTCAAAACCAAAGAGCTAAGGAAATCAATACCATGGATTTATTGAAGCAGATTAGAGAGTTGAAATAA
- the hxlAB gene encoding bifunctional 3-hexulose-6-phosphate synthase/6-phospho-3-hexuloisomerase — protein MNLQLALDRLTKEECLGILADTNESVDWIEVGTGVIKEYGMTIVKEIRETYPKSVIVADMKTCDAGRHEAIQAFEAGADITTVMAFSADQTIKDMLEVSRRYKTRVMVDLLGVDDKQRIHQLSQLGIDLVSLHFGKDMQKNGSIDHHLFDLISDHSGLEVAVAGGINLESLPNILPYQPDTLIVGEQSRIMRIAVRLHRKSRRSSRNMKQTIHTVAYEISQVLANVKEEEAMKLSQSLEKAKRIFIVGEGRSGLMGKAFAMRLMHAGYQVYVIGETITPSVEHGDLLLAISGSGSTQSICQFAEKAKRKEAEVAAVTTNADSQLAKLSDHLLVIPAATKKRRSEEPDTIQPLGNQFDQSLHLLLDAVIIYTLDQSKQTNNEEMTARHANLE, from the coding sequence ATGAACCTTCAATTAGCTTTAGATAGATTGACGAAGGAAGAGTGTCTGGGAATTCTCGCAGATACGAATGAATCAGTGGATTGGATCGAAGTCGGAACGGGGGTCATTAAGGAATATGGGATGACGATCGTCAAGGAGATCCGAGAAACTTATCCAAAGTCAGTCATCGTTGCAGATATGAAAACGTGTGACGCAGGGAGGCATGAAGCCATCCAGGCTTTTGAAGCAGGAGCTGATATAACGACAGTAATGGCTTTTTCAGCTGATCAAACGATCAAAGATATGCTTGAGGTGTCGAGGAGATATAAGACTCGAGTAATGGTTGACTTATTAGGCGTAGATGATAAACAGCGGATTCACCAACTCAGTCAATTGGGGATCGACCTCGTCAGTCTCCATTTTGGAAAAGATATGCAGAAAAATGGCAGCATTGATCATCATTTATTTGATCTCATCAGCGACCATTCAGGTTTGGAGGTAGCCGTGGCTGGAGGGATTAATCTTGAATCATTACCGAATATTCTTCCGTACCAACCTGACACATTGATTGTCGGGGAGCAATCACGAATCATGAGAATCGCAGTCAGGCTGCATCGAAAATCAAGGAGGTCATCAAGGAATATGAAACAAACGATTCACACCGTAGCTTATGAAATTAGCCAAGTTCTTGCCAATGTGAAAGAAGAAGAAGCAATGAAGCTGTCTCAATCGCTAGAGAAAGCGAAGCGAATTTTCATTGTGGGAGAAGGACGATCCGGATTGATGGGCAAAGCCTTTGCCATGAGGTTGATGCACGCAGGTTATCAAGTCTATGTGATTGGTGAAACGATTACACCAAGCGTCGAACATGGTGATCTGCTACTTGCCATCTCCGGCTCAGGTTCAACGCAGTCGATTTGTCAATTTGCGGAAAAAGCAAAAAGGAAAGAAGCGGAAGTAGCAGCTGTTACAACCAATGCTGATTCCCAACTTGCTAAACTTAGTGATCATCTGCTTGTCATTCCTGCTGCGACAAAAAAGAGACGTTCAGAAGAACCGGACACCATTCAGCCGCTCGGGAATCAATTTGATCAATCATTGCATCTACTTTTGGATGCCGTCATCATTTATACCTTAGACCAATCGAAACAAACAAATAATGAAGAAATGACAGCACGTCACGCCAATCTTGAATAG
- a CDS encoding sugar kinase, which yields MKKDVLTIGDAMITFDPSHTGPLRFASSFEKKAGGAEFNFAIGCARLGLTTGWISRLGNDEFGKFIRNFARGEGVDVSGVSLLDGYPTSLNFKEIREDGSGSTFYYRDNSPTKALTEGTLNEAALRNCKLLHISGVFAAIDPKKNIPLLKRAVTIAKDHGAQISLDPNIRLKLWSEKEAKDGLMELLPYADVLLTGDEEADLLFGTHNPEKLVQTCQRYGISTLAIKRGESGAIAYRNGELLQADAITASKVVDTVGAGDGFDVGFVYGVLQGWTLKRTLQFANVIGSMVVSVYGDNEGLPELEEVLVKLGEKEYIER from the coding sequence ATGAAGAAAGATGTTCTTACGATTGGGGACGCAATGATTACATTTGACCCTTCCCATACTGGACCACTGAGGTTTGCCTCATCGTTTGAAAAGAAGGCCGGTGGAGCGGAGTTTAATTTTGCGATCGGCTGTGCGAGACTCGGTTTAACGACAGGGTGGATCAGCCGCTTAGGGAATGATGAGTTTGGCAAGTTCATTCGGAATTTTGCCCGTGGTGAAGGTGTTGATGTATCTGGAGTTTCTTTGTTGGACGGGTATCCTACCTCCCTGAATTTTAAAGAAATCCGCGAAGATGGAAGTGGGAGTACCTTCTATTATCGGGACAACTCTCCTACAAAAGCGTTGACCGAGGGTACGCTCAATGAAGCAGCGCTAAGAAATTGCAAGCTGCTCCATATTAGTGGTGTTTTTGCAGCGATTGATCCTAAGAAAAACATTCCCTTGTTAAAAAGAGCTGTGACAATCGCTAAAGACCATGGGGCTCAAATTTCCCTTGACCCGAACATTCGTCTGAAACTTTGGAGTGAGAAAGAAGCGAAGGATGGACTGATGGAACTGCTTCCTTATGCAGATGTTTTGCTGACAGGGGATGAAGAGGCTGACTTATTGTTTGGAACCCATAATCCTGAGAAACTTGTTCAAACGTGTCAGCGATATGGGATTTCCACGTTAGCCATTAAAAGAGGGGAGAGTGGGGCTATTGCTTATCGTAACGGAGAACTTCTTCAGGCAGATGCCATCACCGCTAGTAAAGTTGTAGATACCGTCGGAGCCGGCGATGGTTTTGATGTAGGTTTTGTTTATGGGGTGTTACAAGGATGGACGTTAAAACGTACGCTTCAGTTTGCTAATGTAATTGGGTCAATGGTCGTAAGTGTCTATGGAGATAACGAAGGGCTGCCAGAACTAGAGGAAGTGCTTGTAAAGCTTGGAGAGAAAGAATATATCGAGAGGTGA
- a CDS encoding LacI family DNA-binding transcriptional regulator, whose amino-acid sequence MKTVTMADVAKHAQVSKSTVSQYLNKRYDYMGEKTKLRIEQAIYELGYQPNIIARSLKQKSTKTIGVIVANILHNFSTEVSRAIEDACNRADFHTIICNADDDPAKEKKYIEMLRAKQVDGLIIFPTGNNRDLYQKMLDENYPVVFVDRSVEGIPVSSVMLENERASEMAIDYFVNKGQKRIAIITASMIEDVSPRLERMEGYKKALQSHKLAILDEYIKSVEPDQVEEALQEMMALDQPPEAILAGNDLVLKEVLQFAKLHHLNIAEDLSVIGIDDVPYASFYTPPITTVAQPTFKMGKMAGEVLLDKINKKKTTDERPDYRFEPTLMVRESVKEKGGYVL is encoded by the coding sequence ATGAAAACAGTGACTATGGCAGATGTTGCTAAACATGCACAAGTATCAAAAAGTACGGTATCACAATATTTAAATAAACGTTATGACTATATGGGTGAAAAAACGAAGCTAAGAATTGAACAGGCCATCTATGAACTTGGCTATCAGCCTAATATTATCGCAAGAAGCTTAAAACAAAAATCTACGAAAACGATAGGCGTGATCGTTGCTAACATTCTTCATAATTTTTCAACAGAGGTAAGTAGAGCAATTGAAGATGCCTGCAATAGGGCGGACTTTCACACGATTATCTGTAATGCAGATGACGATCCGGCGAAAGAGAAGAAATATATCGAGATGCTGAGGGCCAAGCAGGTCGATGGGTTAATTATTTTTCCGACGGGCAATAACCGGGATCTCTATCAGAAGATGCTAGATGAAAATTACCCGGTCGTCTTTGTGGATCGATCTGTCGAGGGTATCCCTGTTTCATCGGTTATGCTTGAGAATGAAAGGGCTTCTGAAATGGCGATAGATTATTTTGTTAACAAAGGGCAAAAAAGAATCGCGATCATTACAGCGTCCATGATTGAAGATGTTTCCCCACGTTTAGAACGGATGGAAGGATACAAAAAAGCGCTTCAATCCCATAAATTAGCCATACTAGATGAATATATTAAAAGTGTTGAACCCGATCAAGTCGAAGAAGCATTACAAGAAATGATGGCATTAGATCAGCCTCCTGAAGCGATTTTAGCTGGAAATGATCTCGTTTTGAAGGAGGTTCTCCAATTTGCTAAACTTCATCATTTGAATATTGCCGAGGACCTTTCTGTAATAGGGATCGATGACGTGCCTTATGCCAGCTTCTATACACCGCCGATTACAACAGTGGCTCAGCCCACATTTAAGATGGGAAAGATGGCCGGAGAGGTTTTACTAGATAAAATTAATAAGAAAAAGACGACAGATGAGAGGCCGGATTATCGCTTTGAGCCGACGCTGATGGTGCGGGAATCTGTTAAAGAAAAAGGAGGGTACGTCTTATGA
- a CDS encoding CAP domain-containing protein — translation MLKRYSFILVAALAIISISSPASAQEQGTWKVEQVDTQSVGEWTTNIQEWLSEQNLEFSKERFQQNFKVLFNPEQIPADQQPSQPAQPEESTQQEQPAAQAPQSGQGSTEASPAPSEVEANATSSYEEEVVQLVNEERAKEGLAPLEMHNRLSDLARMKSQDMADKGYFSHTSPTYGSPFDMMKQYDFSYSTAGENIAAGQRTPQEVVEGWMNSPGHRENIMNESFTHIGVGYVEGGSYGTYWTQLFMTPR, via the coding sequence TTGCTTAAAAGATATTCTTTCATTTTAGTCGCTGCTTTAGCTATCATTTCCATCTCTTCTCCAGCATCAGCCCAAGAGCAGGGGACATGGAAAGTAGAACAAGTAGATACACAGTCTGTTGGGGAATGGACGACCAATATACAAGAATGGTTATCAGAGCAGAATCTGGAATTCAGTAAGGAGAGGTTTCAACAAAACTTTAAGGTTCTCTTTAACCCCGAGCAAATTCCAGCAGATCAACAGCCCTCACAACCTGCTCAGCCAGAGGAATCAACACAGCAAGAACAACCAGCTGCGCAAGCACCTCAGTCAGGACAGGGGTCTACAGAAGCATCTCCAGCTCCATCTGAAGTCGAAGCAAATGCAACGTCTAGTTATGAGGAAGAAGTTGTTCAGTTAGTCAATGAGGAGCGTGCAAAAGAAGGATTGGCACCTCTTGAAATGCATAATCGCCTAAGTGATCTTGCGCGTATGAAATCACAAGACATGGCAGACAAAGGATATTTCAGCCATACGTCACCTACATATGGCTCTCCTTTTGACATGATGAAGCAATACGATTTCAGTTACTCAACTGCAGGTGAGAACATTGCTGCCGGCCAACGAACTCCACAAGAGGTAGTAGAAGGCTGGATGAACAGCCCCGGTCACCGTGAGAACATTATGAATGAAAGCTTTACTCATATTGGTGTAGGCTATGTTGAAGGCGGTTCGTATGGTACGTACTGGACTCAATTATTTATGACACCTAGATAA
- a CDS encoding DEAD/DEAH box helicase produces the protein MTQSDPTWFQNLAPFIKEAWQKTGFEQPTSIQLKAIPFIKEGKDVMAEAPTGSGKTLAYLWPLLEQIDPTKKHTQVLVLASSHELVMQIHQEFQLWSKNSGLTSTTLIGGANVKRQIEKLKKKPQMVIGTPGRVYELMKQKKLKAHELKTLVFDEADQLLVPEHQETVNNIVKATLKERQILLFSATLPNEVEMLANEFMYHPEVVRVTKEVLKPNVEHVYISTEDRDKVETLRKLARMQSFKGLAFMKDIGNLSVYAEKLRYKGLTLGVLHSDAKKEERAKALKSFRNGYFSLLLATDVAARGLDIKDITHIVNIDVPKIASEYIHRAGRTARLGAISGTVISLTNSVEDKRLKKFARDIDFSLTEKEIYKGKLTNCK, from the coding sequence ATGACTCAATCAGACCCTACATGGTTCCAGAATCTAGCGCCTTTTATAAAAGAAGCGTGGCAGAAAACCGGCTTCGAGCAGCCAACATCCATTCAACTTAAAGCCATCCCATTTATTAAAGAAGGAAAAGATGTCATGGCTGAGGCACCTACAGGCAGTGGAAAGACACTAGCATATCTATGGCCGTTGCTTGAACAAATCGATCCTACGAAAAAGCATACGCAAGTACTTGTGCTCGCTTCTTCTCATGAACTTGTGATGCAGATTCATCAAGAATTTCAGCTATGGTCAAAAAATAGCGGTCTAACAAGCACGACGTTAATTGGCGGCGCAAATGTGAAGCGTCAAATTGAAAAACTTAAGAAGAAGCCGCAAATGGTTATTGGCACGCCAGGCAGGGTATATGAGTTAATGAAGCAGAAGAAGTTAAAAGCCCACGAGTTGAAAACACTAGTTTTTGATGAAGCGGACCAACTTCTTGTCCCTGAACATCAGGAGACAGTGAACAATATTGTAAAGGCAACCCTTAAAGAAAGGCAAATTCTCCTTTTCTCAGCCACGTTACCAAATGAAGTCGAGATGTTAGCAAATGAATTCATGTATCATCCTGAAGTAGTTCGCGTAACAAAAGAAGTGTTAAAACCGAATGTTGAACATGTATATATTTCTACTGAAGACCGTGACAAGGTGGAAACACTTAGGAAATTAGCCCGGATGCAATCATTTAAAGGTCTGGCATTTATGAAAGATATTGGTAACCTAAGTGTTTATGCAGAAAAACTTAGGTATAAAGGCTTAACTCTAGGTGTTCTGCATAGTGATGCCAAAAAGGAAGAGCGTGCCAAAGCATTGAAAAGTTTTCGTAATGGGTATTTTTCCCTATTACTAGCAACGGACGTAGCGGCCCGAGGTTTAGATATTAAAGATATTACGCATATAGTTAATATAGATGTCCCTAAAATAGCCTCTGAATACATTCATAGGGCTGGGCGCACTGCGCGTTTAGGTGCCATTTCCGGTACGGTGATATCTCTGACTAATTCAGTAGAAGATAAACGTTTGAAAAAATTTGCGAGAGACATCGACTTTTCTCTTACAGAAAAAGAGATCTATAAAGGAAAGTTAACAAACTGTAAATAA
- a CDS encoding SRPBCC family protein, with the protein MKEIAKQWRMGYNNTKKIDHGGVHMAFLERSVIIQKPIDEVFATATDFSKSPEIMKTVINVESLTEGPVREGYQFKEVREIRGRKSASIIEVTSFEKDKSYSVRSAQHGIDLRYHYTFVETTEGTKVEFKGELETLGLRNTLTKPLIKKIIKKEDANHLDKMKIFIEES; encoded by the coding sequence ATGAAGGAAATTGCTAAGCAGTGGCGAATGGGATACAATAACACGAAGAAGATTGATCATGGAGGGGTACATATGGCGTTCCTTGAGCGGAGTGTTATCATACAAAAGCCGATTGACGAGGTATTCGCTACAGCGACAGATTTTTCAAAGAGTCCAGAAATAATGAAAACGGTAATCAATGTTGAATCCTTAACAGAAGGGCCAGTCCGGGAAGGCTATCAATTCAAAGAAGTACGCGAAATTCGCGGTCGTAAATCGGCATCTATTATTGAAGTTACTAGTTTCGAAAAAGACAAGAGCTATTCGGTTCGAAGTGCACAGCATGGAATTGATTTGCGCTATCACTATACGTTTGTTGAAACGACAGAAGGTACCAAGGTTGAATTTAAGGGTGAGTTAGAAACATTAGGTTTACGTAACACATTAACGAAACCGCTTATTAAAAAGATTATCAAAAAAGAAGACGCCAATCACTTGGACAAAATGAAGATATTTATTGAAGAGAGCTAG
- a CDS encoding GNAT family N-acetyltransferase gives MNRIELRYFTEKDFPQLMDWIKSPEFLLQWGGPMFQYPLDHEQLKDYVNDSNTEHASQLIYCVIDKQMNTIVGHIALRNIDRTNKSARIGKVIVGDQTRGKGMGTRMMKEVLKIAFNELKLHKVSLGVFDFNEPAIRCYEKAGFKKDGLLRDHRKINNEYWSLYEMSILDCEWDG, from the coding sequence ATGAATAGGATAGAACTTCGTTATTTTACAGAAAAGGATTTTCCTCAACTAATGGATTGGATCAAATCTCCGGAATTTTTACTACAATGGGGCGGCCCTATGTTTCAATACCCACTTGACCATGAACAATTAAAAGACTATGTGAATGATTCAAATACTGAGCATGCCAGTCAGCTCATCTATTGCGTGATCGACAAACAGATGAACACTATAGTTGGACACATAGCTTTGCGAAACATTGATAGAACAAATAAATCGGCCAGGATTGGAAAAGTCATCGTAGGAGATCAGACTCGCGGAAAAGGGATGGGGACAAGGATGATGAAGGAAGTTCTTAAAATAGCCTTCAATGAACTTAAGCTTCATAAAGTCAGCCTTGGAGTGTTTGACTTTAATGAACCGGCTATTCGCTGCTATGAAAAAGCGGGCTTTAAAAAGGATGGTTTATTACGTGATCACCGAAAAATAAACAACGAATACTGGAGCTTATATGAAATGAGCATCTTAGACTGTGAGTGGGATGGCTGA
- a CDS encoding GNAT family N-acetyltransferase produces MGHVSLLKPTVNLEVEYLSFYQEWKESGEEMIPWVIGKDPSDFGAMVESLLQSEKGMNLPEGWVPDSTFWLVDRDQIVLGVVNVRHQLTEKLSNLGGHIGYGIRPSARRKGYAAELLALTLEKVKELGIFKVLIVCDQGNIASKKTIRRNGGVEGDDFVEKSGNTVKRFWIEV; encoded by the coding sequence ATGGGACATGTATCTTTGCTTAAACCTACAGTGAATTTAGAAGTAGAGTACCTTTCTTTTTACCAAGAATGGAAGGAATCTGGTGAGGAAATGATTCCATGGGTGATTGGAAAGGATCCATCAGACTTTGGTGCTATGGTCGAGAGTCTTTTGCAATCAGAGAAAGGGATGAACCTTCCAGAGGGGTGGGTACCAGATTCCACCTTTTGGCTTGTAGACCGTGATCAAATTGTGTTAGGCGTAGTAAATGTGCGCCATCAATTAACAGAAAAGTTGTCCAACTTGGGTGGTCACATCGGCTATGGCATTCGTCCTTCTGCAAGACGGAAAGGGTATGCTGCAGAACTATTAGCTTTAACTTTAGAAAAGGTGAAAGAATTGGGGATCTTCAAAGTTCTCATCGTTTGTGATCAAGGGAATATAGCATCAAAAAAAACAATTAGAAGAAATGGCGGAGTTGAAGGCGATGACTTCGTTGAGAAAAGTGGAAATACAGTGAAAAGGTTTTGGATAGAAGTGTAA
- a CDS encoding DUF4349 domain-containing protein: protein MRKWLVVIVIISFCALATSCSDDSKSSESLADKTTLTTEDGSGGEESKFATPSNELENIQQDDVSKEGSTQAETDEINQSDRKVIYTANLRIEVKDYQQSIDEIQAQVSERGGYIVGSNRSGDSGEGSVNGHVTARIPQGEFREFMQLVEQGSSKVLESSISGQDVTEEYVDLESRLKSKRVVEKRLLSFMEQADKTEDLLKISNDLATVQGKIEEIQGRMNYLQNKADLATVTVHIQENNVRISGMNDEELNTWDQAKQQFLKSINFLISIFSGLVVFFVGNIPVLLPLAIIGVIVFLMIRKKRNKRSQEGL, encoded by the coding sequence ATGAGGAAATGGTTGGTTGTGATAGTGATTATCAGTTTTTGCGCTTTAGCTACTTCCTGCAGTGATGACTCAAAAAGCAGTGAATCATTAGCTGACAAAACGACTTTAACTACAGAAGATGGATCAGGAGGAGAAGAAAGTAAATTTGCTACTCCATCAAATGAATTAGAAAACATTCAACAAGATGACGTGTCGAAAGAAGGAAGTACTCAAGCAGAAACAGATGAAATCAACCAATCTGATCGAAAAGTCATTTATACGGCCAATCTCCGTATTGAGGTCAAGGATTACCAACAATCCATCGACGAGATTCAAGCACAGGTATCTGAACGCGGTGGTTATATTGTGGGATCGAATAGGTCTGGAGATTCCGGCGAGGGTTCAGTTAATGGGCATGTAACCGCGCGCATTCCCCAGGGAGAGTTTCGTGAGTTTATGCAATTGGTAGAACAAGGCAGCAGTAAGGTTCTAGAAAGTTCGATTTCAGGGCAAGACGTGACAGAAGAGTACGTAGATCTTGAGTCTCGTCTAAAATCTAAACGTGTAGTTGAAAAGCGGCTGCTTTCTTTTATGGAACAAGCTGATAAAACGGAAGATTTATTGAAGATTTCTAACGATTTGGCTACTGTTCAGGGCAAGATAGAAGAAATACAAGGACGAATGAATTACTTGCAAAATAAAGCTGATCTGGCAACTGTAACTGTTCATATTCAAGAAAATAATGTACGTATTTCTGGAATGAATGACGAGGAACTAAATACGTGGGATCAAGCAAAGCAACAGTTTTTGAAGAGTATAAACTTTCTCATTTCTATTTTCTCAGGTTTAGTTGTTTTCTTTGTCGGCAACATACCCGTCTTGCTTCCACTAGCCATCATCGGTGTAATTGTATTCTTGATGATTAGGAAGAAAAGAAATAAACGATCACAGGAAGGATTATAG
- a CDS encoding MFS transporter, with product MKTQSFRFLWIGQAVANLGDVLLVVGLISILYTLTESVLYLALLPFVNTFGRFISGMISPIIVNKYRLKSVLVWSQISKSAVLLGLSLFVSYKTNPNILIILTLVLVIAFLDGWSMPATNAMLPRLVSNQEIVKANSFVSIVNETTQLGGWALSGVLVALSSGGHVIWITFALFISASYMMHKVVDHTPFQRKKSGDHPIVAMKEGWQLIWRSELFRNLHVMIFFEATANVVWIAAILYVFVTEVLNQTEAWWGYLNTLFFIGLILGGVFCSKFSLVLEKKMRKFLILSSFGVSILTFIFGLISVAWMALVFAAFHGFLEQVKTITVQTYIQKEAAPDELPKLYGAQSALVSLTFGVSSLVFGALAESLGVPYAFFIAGILLAGSTMYVFVRRGSFPEKYEIADR from the coding sequence ATGAAAACTCAATCCTTCCGGTTCTTGTGGATCGGCCAGGCGGTTGCAAACCTCGGTGATGTGTTGTTGGTCGTCGGGCTGATCTCCATTTTATATACCTTGACCGAATCAGTGTTATATTTGGCACTGTTACCATTTGTGAATACATTTGGCCGATTTATCAGTGGGATGATTTCCCCGATCATAGTAAACAAGTACCGTTTAAAGTCTGTTTTGGTTTGGTCTCAAATAAGTAAATCAGCTGTATTACTTGGACTCTCGTTATTTGTCAGTTATAAGACAAATCCAAATATTTTGATCATCCTAACGCTTGTTTTAGTAATTGCGTTTTTGGATGGTTGGTCAATGCCGGCGACGAATGCGATGCTTCCAAGGCTAGTTTCTAATCAGGAGATCGTAAAAGCGAATAGCTTTGTCTCGATTGTAAATGAAACGACTCAACTTGGAGGATGGGCTCTTAGCGGTGTTCTTGTGGCATTATCAAGCGGCGGCCATGTCATTTGGATTACGTTTGCTTTGTTCATTAGCGCTTCCTACATGATGCATAAGGTTGTTGATCACACACCTTTTCAAAGAAAAAAGAGTGGTGACCATCCAATCGTCGCTATGAAAGAGGGCTGGCAATTGATTTGGAGATCCGAGCTTTTTAGAAACCTCCATGTAATGATTTTCTTTGAGGCCACCGCGAATGTTGTCTGGATAGCCGCCATTCTTTACGTGTTCGTGACAGAAGTACTGAATCAAACAGAAGCATGGTGGGGCTATCTCAATACTCTATTTTTCATTGGATTAATTTTGGGAGGGGTATTTTGTTCGAAATTCTCTCTTGTCCTTGAGAAAAAAATGAGGAAGTTCCTCATCTTATCTTCATTTGGTGTCAGTATTCTAACTTTTATTTTCGGATTGATTTCAGTAGCATGGATGGCGCTAGTTTTTGCAGCCTTTCACGGTTTTCTAGAACAGGTTAAAACGATTACGGTTCAGACCTATATTCAAAAAGAGGCGGCACCAGATGAGTTACCTAAGCTTTATGGTGCTCAAAGTGCGTTAGTTTCTCTTACATTTGGAGTTTCTTCGCTAGTCTTTGGAGCTCTAGCGGAGTCATTGGGAGTTCCTTACGCTTTCTTTATAGCAGGAATATTATTAGCAGGTTCCACGATGTATGTTTTTGTCCGTCGAGGGTCTTTTCCTGAAAAATATGAAATAGCTGACAGATAA